The Pseudomonas iranensis genome includes a window with the following:
- the pcaF gene encoding 3-oxoadipyl-CoA thiolase gives MMRDVYICDAIRTPIGRFGGGLSTVRADDLAAVPIKALMERNPSVDWNAVDEVFLGCANQAGEDNRNVARMALLLAGLPDSVPGVTLNRLCASGMDAIGTAFRAIASGEMELAIAGGVESMSRAPFVMGKADAAFSRNMKLEDTTIGWRFVNPLMKAQYGVDAMPQTADNVADDYKVSREDQDAFALRSQQRTAAAQAAGYFAEEIVEVRIAHKKGETVVSEDEHPRADTTIEALAKLKPVNGADKTVTAGNASGVNDGAAALILASAEAVKKHGLTACAKVLGMASAGVAPRVMGIGPVPAVRKLTERLGVAVSDFDVIELNEAFASQGLAVLRELGLADDAPQVNPNGGAIALGHPLGMSGARLVLTALHHLEKTGGKKGLATMCVGVGQGLALAIERV, from the coding sequence ATGATGCGTGACGTGTATATCTGCGACGCGATTCGCACCCCCATCGGCCGTTTCGGCGGCGGACTGTCCACCGTGCGCGCCGATGACCTCGCCGCCGTGCCGATCAAGGCTCTGATGGAGCGCAATCCATCGGTGGACTGGAATGCCGTCGATGAGGTGTTCCTCGGCTGCGCCAACCAGGCCGGCGAGGACAACCGCAACGTTGCGCGCATGGCGCTGCTGCTGGCGGGTCTGCCGGACAGCGTGCCCGGCGTTACGCTCAATCGCCTCTGCGCTTCGGGCATGGACGCGATCGGTACTGCATTCCGTGCGATTGCCAGCGGCGAGATGGAGCTGGCGATTGCCGGCGGCGTCGAGTCGATGTCCCGCGCGCCATTCGTGATGGGCAAGGCCGACGCGGCGTTCTCGCGCAACATGAAACTGGAAGACACCACCATCGGCTGGCGCTTCGTCAACCCGCTGATGAAAGCGCAGTACGGCGTCGATGCCATGCCGCAAACTGCTGACAACGTTGCCGACGACTACAAGGTTTCGCGCGAAGATCAGGACGCCTTTGCCTTGCGCAGTCAGCAACGTACCGCCGCCGCTCAAGCCGCCGGATACTTCGCTGAAGAAATCGTCGAAGTGCGCATCGCCCACAAAAAGGGCGAAACCGTGGTCAGCGAGGACGAACATCCGCGCGCCGACACCACGATTGAAGCGTTGGCCAAACTGAAACCGGTCAACGGCGCGGACAAAACCGTCACCGCCGGCAATGCCTCAGGCGTAAACGATGGTGCTGCTGCGCTGATTCTGGCATCAGCCGAAGCGGTGAAAAAACACGGCCTGACCGCCTGCGCAAAAGTGCTCGGCATGGCCAGCGCCGGCGTTGCACCACGGGTGATGGGCATCGGCCCGGTGCCGGCGGTGCGCAAACTGACCGAGCGCCTCGGCGTGGCGGTCAGCGATTTCGACGTGATCGAACTCAACGAAGCGTTTGCCAGCCAGGGGCTGGCGGTATTGCGGGAGTTGGGCCTGGCCGACGATGCGCCGCAGGTCAACCCGAATGGCGGCGCGATTGCCCTCGGTCATCCGTTGGGTATGAGCGGTGCGCGGCTGGTGCTGACCGCCCTGCATCATCTGGAAAAGACTGGCGGCAAGAAAGGTTTGGCGACCATGTGCGTCGGTGTTGGCCAAGGTCTGGCCCTGGCCATCGAACGTGTCTGA
- a CDS encoding CoA-transferase subunit beta yields the protein MTYTTNEMMTVAAARRLKNGSVCFVGIGLPSKAANLARLTSSPDVVLIYESGPIGAKPSVLPLSIGDGELAETADTVVPTGEIFRYWLQGGRIDVGFLGAAQVDRFGNINTTVVGDYHAPKVRLPGAGGAPEIAGSAKSVLIILKQSARSFVDKLDFITSVGHGEGGDSRKRLGLPGAGPVGIITDLCIMEPEEGTREFVVTALHPGVTREQVVAATGWAIRFADSIETTAEPTEVELTALRDLEARTAAAHGQAPGEA from the coding sequence ATGACTTACACCACCAATGAAATGATGACCGTCGCGGCGGCCCGGCGCCTGAAGAACGGCTCGGTATGCTTCGTCGGCATCGGCCTGCCATCGAAAGCCGCCAACCTCGCGCGTCTGACATCATCGCCGGACGTGGTGCTGATTTACGAATCCGGCCCGATTGGCGCCAAGCCGAGCGTGCTGCCGCTGTCGATCGGTGACGGCGAGCTGGCCGAGACCGCCGACACCGTGGTGCCGACCGGTGAGATTTTTCGCTACTGGTTGCAGGGCGGGCGCATCGACGTCGGTTTCCTCGGCGCCGCCCAGGTCGACCGTTTCGGCAACATCAACACCACCGTGGTCGGCGACTACCACGCGCCGAAAGTGCGTCTGCCGGGTGCCGGTGGCGCGCCGGAGATTGCCGGTTCGGCGAAGAGTGTGTTGATCATCCTTAAACAGTCGGCGCGTTCGTTTGTCGACAAACTCGATTTCATCACCTCGGTCGGTCACGGCGAAGGTGGCGATTCGCGTAAACGTTTGGGCCTGCCGGGCGCCGGGCCGGTGGGCATCATCACCGACCTGTGCATCATGGAACCGGAGGAGGGTACCCGCGAATTCGTGGTCACCGCGCTGCATCCGGGCGTGACCCGCGAGCAAGTGGTCGCCGCCACCGGTTGGGCGATCCGTTTTGCCGACTCCATTGAAACCACCGCTGAGCCGACCGAAGTCGAGCTGACCGCGCTGCGTGATCTTGAAGCGCGCACCGCCGCCGCCCACGGTCAGGCACCGGGAGAAGCATGA
- a CDS encoding CoA transferase subunit A, producing MAEILSLHDAVKQFVNDGDTVALEGFTHLIPTAAGHEIIRQGKKDLTLVRMTPDLIYDQLIGAGCARKLIFSWGGNPGVGSLHRLRDAVEKQWPHALEIEEHSHADLANAYVAGASGLPFAVLRAYAGSDLPKVNPLIKTVTCPFTGEVLAAVPSVRPDVTVIHAQKADRKGNVLLWGILGVQKEAALAAKRCIVTVEEIVDDLNAPMNACVLPTWALSAVCHVPGGAHPSYAHGYTERDNRFYQAWDPIARDRETFTAWINEYIHGCADFSEFQAKLAAASEAK from the coding sequence ATGGCTGAGATCCTTTCGCTGCACGACGCGGTGAAGCAATTCGTCAACGACGGCGATACCGTCGCCCTCGAAGGCTTCACTCACCTGATCCCTACGGCAGCGGGTCATGAAATTATTCGTCAAGGCAAGAAAGATCTGACGCTGGTGCGGATGACGCCTGACCTGATCTACGACCAACTGATCGGCGCCGGTTGCGCGCGCAAACTGATTTTCTCCTGGGGCGGCAACCCGGGTGTTGGTTCGCTGCACCGTTTGCGTGACGCGGTCGAAAAGCAGTGGCCGCACGCGCTGGAAATTGAAGAACACAGCCACGCCGACCTCGCCAACGCCTACGTCGCCGGCGCGTCCGGCCTGCCGTTCGCGGTCCTGCGTGCCTACGCCGGCTCCGACCTGCCGAAGGTCAATCCGCTGATCAAAACCGTGACCTGCCCGTTCACCGGCGAAGTGTTGGCGGCAGTGCCATCGGTACGCCCGGACGTCACCGTGATTCACGCGCAGAAAGCCGACCGCAAAGGCAACGTGTTGCTCTGGGGCATTCTCGGCGTGCAGAAAGAAGCGGCGCTGGCGGCCAAGCGCTGCATCGTCACCGTGGAAGAAATCGTCGACGACCTCAATGCACCGATGAACGCTTGCGTACTGCCGACCTGGGCCTTGAGCGCGGTCTGCCATGTGCCGGGTGGCGCGCATCCGTCCTACGCTCACGGTTACACCGAGCGTGACAATCGTTTCTATCAGGCGTGGGACCCGATCGCTCGCGACCGTGAGACGTTTACCGCGTGGATCAACGAATACATCCATGGCTGCGCTGACTTCAGCGAATTCCAGGCCAAATTGGCCGCTGCTTCGGAGGCCAAGTAA